In Nitrospirota bacterium, the following are encoded in one genomic region:
- a CDS encoding MBL fold metallo-hydrolase yields MRSDARIHRLTIPVPFPVKTVNLYLIEGPEGLCLIDTSTRNRSSWLAFKKGIRDLGRNISDIRLMLLTHSHPDHAGQARRIKKISGAKVVSHEKEIRAIERGNWEFGAYPRITAYLRRRGVPMGLIMVNFSIDMSKGYVRESVDVDETVSDDQVLHFAGEEIRVIHVPGHTNGQMVLYMPQRRVLFSADHLLPTITPVPLLQFPEKETKPKALSDFMKSVDKIMDLEVDMTYPSHGEPFVDHRELIRRYHVLKDKRAKKVERLLSSGPRTPYQLSVEVFGGRAKTQMMLAMSEVMGHLEILEEQNRVKVTEKKGLLFYEMRT; encoded by the coding sequence ATGAGATCCGACGCGCGGATTCATCGTCTGACGATTCCCGTTCCGTTCCCCGTCAAGACGGTCAACCTCTACCTGATCGAAGGCCCCGAGGGACTCTGTCTCATCGATACCAGCACGCGCAATCGATCGTCGTGGCTGGCTTTCAAGAAGGGCATTCGCGATCTCGGACGCAACATTTCCGATATCCGGTTGATGCTCCTGACCCATTCACACCCCGACCATGCCGGCCAGGCCCGGCGCATCAAGAAGATCAGCGGAGCGAAGGTCGTGTCGCACGAGAAGGAAATCCGCGCGATCGAGCGTGGGAACTGGGAGTTCGGCGCGTACCCCCGCATCACCGCCTATCTCCGTAGGCGCGGCGTGCCCATGGGACTCATCATGGTCAACTTCTCCATCGACATGAGCAAAGGCTACGTGCGCGAAAGCGTGGATGTGGATGAAACCGTGTCCGACGACCAGGTCCTGCACTTTGCCGGCGAGGAGATCCGCGTCATCCACGTGCCGGGCCACACCAACGGCCAAATGGTGCTCTACATGCCGCAACGCCGAGTCCTGTTTTCCGCCGACCACCTTCTCCCCACGATCACGCCGGTTCCGCTGCTTCAGTTCCCGGAGAAGGAAACGAAACCGAAGGCCCTGTCGGATTTCATGAAGTCCGTGGACAAGATCATGGACCTTGAGGTGGACATGACGTATCCGTCCCACGGTGAGCCGTTCGTCGATCACCGTGAATTGATCCGCCGTTACCACGTACTCAAGGACAAGAGGGCGAAAAAAGTCGAGCGGCTCCTCTCATCCGGACCGAGAACCCCGTACCAGCTCTCCGTCGAGGTCTTCGGCGGAAGGGCCAAGACTCAGATGATGCTGGCCATGTCCGAAGTGATGGGACACCTTGAAATCCTGGAAGAACAGAATAGGGTGAAGGTGACGGAAAAGAAGGGTCTGCTGTTCTACGAGATGCGGACCTGA
- a CDS encoding glycosyltransferase family 1 protein, translated as MTKKKILWVGRCWFEKELRRSFDLTVVSGTEPRDVAPDTCNLSVGSLMRTLGRPDLVVWTDGDLTHLVDLDEVEVPTVCLMYDPHLLKAWAAPYAEVFDHVVSTQKGFVSQVHGAIRGSANWFPYWADLNGRAGIRPKPFKSREIDVAFVGNAGKPSQSKRDEFLRKVFERLAPGVRVHVGPGDWQDVYSRSKIVLNVPVDGDLNMRVFEGMACGALVFSPRSILGTSDLFEFGSDLKDYDSKDVEQTVAEIERALRNGTRSQEIAHNGYLKVSGNHLLAHRARQMKLLLAQIGRERRPSAPAPNRSLAMSRALLSLALDPPVVQSEGWRWWFDDRLALAEGRLKRAGSENATEAMFLRGLLSFLKKDLAGAVQSMLAAGRDAELEPVARYGASRGWRLLGESVKANAIYPIGLRAGALARRPRRYWDLLIEVLNFKTKDFVAAGSSGAGSRVVRSRVREGGNVIDTSRAERLLQLSN; from the coding sequence TGTCGTTTCCGGAACTGAACCCCGCGACGTGGCCCCGGACACATGCAACCTCTCGGTGGGGTCTCTGATGCGCACGCTCGGCCGCCCGGACCTTGTGGTATGGACGGACGGCGATCTGACGCATCTCGTCGATCTCGACGAAGTGGAGGTGCCGACCGTTTGCCTGATGTACGATCCCCACTTGCTGAAGGCATGGGCCGCACCTTATGCCGAGGTGTTCGATCACGTCGTGAGCACGCAAAAAGGATTCGTGAGCCAAGTGCACGGCGCCATCCGAGGTTCGGCCAACTGGTTTCCCTACTGGGCCGATCTGAACGGGCGCGCCGGAATTCGGCCAAAGCCGTTCAAGTCCCGGGAAATCGACGTGGCCTTCGTCGGGAATGCGGGCAAGCCAAGCCAGTCGAAGCGAGATGAATTCCTCCGGAAGGTGTTTGAGCGGCTGGCCCCGGGGGTCCGAGTGCACGTTGGGCCCGGTGATTGGCAGGACGTCTACTCGCGGTCCAAAATCGTGTTGAATGTTCCTGTCGACGGTGACCTCAACATGCGTGTGTTCGAGGGCATGGCCTGCGGCGCGCTTGTCTTTTCCCCACGTTCGATCCTGGGCACGTCGGATCTCTTTGAATTTGGAAGCGACCTGAAGGACTACGATTCCAAGGACGTGGAGCAAACCGTGGCCGAAATCGAAAGGGCCCTCCGGAACGGGACCCGATCCCAGGAGATTGCGCACAACGGATACCTGAAAGTGTCCGGCAACCATCTCCTGGCGCATCGAGCGCGCCAAATGAAGCTGTTGCTCGCTCAGATTGGCCGGGAGCGCCGGCCGAGCGCTCCGGCTCCGAATCGCTCCCTCGCGATGAGCCGGGCCCTCCTGTCCCTGGCGCTGGATCCGCCGGTCGTCCAATCCGAGGGTTGGCGATGGTGGTTCGACGATCGGCTGGCGTTGGCCGAAGGCAGGCTGAAACGGGCCGGGTCGGAGAACGCCACGGAAGCGATGTTCCTACGTGGGCTGCTGTCGTTCTTGAAAAAAGATTTGGCTGGGGCGGTGCAATCCATGCTGGCCGCCGGTCGGGACGCGGAACTTGAACCCGTGGCCCGCTACGGGGCCTCGCGCGGCTGGCGGTTGTTGGGGGAATCCGTGAAAGCGAATGCGATCTACCCGATCGGCCTCAGAGCGGGTGCGCTTGCGCGCCGGCCCCGTCGCTACTGGGATCTTCTCATCGAAGTACTGAATTTCAAGACGAAGGATTTCGTTGCGGCAGGTTCGAGCGGCGCAGGGTCGCGAGTGGTGCGGTCCCGGGTTCGGGAAGGCGGAAACGTCATCGACACCAGCCGGGCCGAACGGCTACTCCAACTTTCGAACTAG
- a CDS encoding dodecin domain-containing protein yields the protein MPALKTVEAVGRSRKSWKDAVEEVLRRAYKTIVGIREVEVVRWSAAVDSKGQIEYEARILVLFELVDELEPHG from the coding sequence ATGCCGGCCTTGAAAACGGTGGAAGCGGTCGGGCGTTCGCGCAAGAGCTGGAAGGACGCCGTGGAGGAGGTCCTGCGAAGGGCCTACAAGACGATCGTGGGGATCCGCGAGGTCGAAGTCGTCCGGTGGTCTGCCGCGGTCGATTCGAAGGGCCAGATCGAATACGAGGCGAGAATCCTGGTCCTCTTTGAGTTGGTCGACGAGCTCGAGCCGCACGGGTGA
- a CDS encoding OmpA family protein → MTRPRSLAPMVFMLFAVVGLSGAVESAGLHSVYFDYGSSALSAESQKTLERHAAWLKDHAEVLLEVQGWDDFYVGKGDGRLSVKRAEAVKEFLSKKGVELDRMTIKDRGAAPWDPTRKSDPRTFRRVDFLVIGKRSPTRSTPEASEPMVESAAPASSTAPPVGAVEPVPTESAPVREPAKTEIPVKAEPTAAPEQARPAPPVEPPVKKETPPAAVPPKEAKSVASAPETKPVPPSAEPEKVVVAAPAKEEKSPPVATAPEPASAAAPPRGTSAAAVPEPEPPREEKIEQAWMKWKPSNVGPKPRWGHGMVFDASSGRVVLFGGTNGKLVFGDLWEFDLKSTRWSPVQPGGGDPGPLAYHSAVYDSQAKRMIIFGGSSNLRDTTDSVWSLSLKKGAESWVKIEFPVSPGPRAAQSTAYDSRSHRMVIFGGCAKNLKACLYSNDLWELDLKVGAETWSPLSGVNSPPGERESAMAFTQADGNLVVIGGFNAKGYLRDAWIYDRKKKVWSPMETPLSARCCASYHEAAKGSVLFGGNDRRAFFQDTWWSNGKEFKEIREPSMPQARAFSRLVPTGEPNMYFLFGGQSPSGAMGDFWVLKLK, encoded by the coding sequence ATGACCCGTCCGCGAAGTCTCGCCCCGATGGTGTTCATGCTCTTTGCCGTGGTGGGTCTGTCAGGCGCCGTCGAGTCGGCGGGCCTGCACTCTGTTTACTTCGATTATGGCAGTTCCGCGCTGTCCGCCGAGTCCCAGAAGACGCTCGAACGTCATGCGGCGTGGCTCAAGGACCACGCGGAGGTGCTCCTGGAAGTTCAGGGATGGGACGACTTCTACGTGGGCAAGGGGGATGGGAGGCTTTCGGTGAAACGTGCGGAAGCCGTTAAGGAATTTTTGTCCAAGAAAGGGGTCGAACTGGATCGGATGACGATCAAGGATCGCGGAGCGGCGCCGTGGGATCCCACCCGGAAGAGCGATCCTCGGACCTTCCGGAGGGTGGACTTTCTGGTGATTGGAAAAAGATCGCCGACGCGCAGTACTCCGGAAGCCTCCGAGCCGATGGTGGAATCAGCCGCGCCTGCGTCGTCCACCGCCCCGCCCGTGGGAGCCGTGGAGCCGGTGCCGACCGAGAGCGCCCCGGTGAGGGAACCTGCCAAAACGGAGATACCTGTGAAAGCTGAGCCCACCGCCGCTCCGGAGCAGGCCAGACCGGCGCCACCCGTCGAACCGCCTGTGAAGAAAGAAACACCGCCCGCCGCCGTGCCTCCGAAGGAAGCTAAATCGGTTGCCTCCGCCCCGGAAACCAAGCCTGTGCCACCCTCAGCCGAACCGGAGAAAGTGGTCGTTGCCGCGCCGGCGAAGGAAGAAAAATCACCGCCTGTCGCCACCGCGCCAGAACCCGCATCGGCAGCGGCCCCGCCTCGTGGGACCTCCGCCGCCGCGGTGCCCGAACCGGAACCTCCCCGTGAGGAGAAGATCGAGCAAGCGTGGATGAAGTGGAAACCCTCGAATGTCGGCCCGAAGCCGCGCTGGGGTCACGGCATGGTCTTCGATGCGTCAAGCGGGCGCGTGGTTCTATTTGGTGGCACCAACGGGAAACTGGTTTTCGGGGATCTTTGGGAATTTGATCTCAAGAGCACACGCTGGTCCCCCGTTCAACCCGGGGGGGGGGATCCGGGTCCGCTCGCGTACCACTCGGCGGTCTACGATTCACAGGCCAAACGCATGATCATCTTCGGCGGATCGAGCAACCTGCGCGACACGACGGATTCGGTCTGGTCGCTGAGTCTGAAAAAGGGGGCGGAGTCCTGGGTGAAAATCGAATTCCCCGTGTCTCCCGGCCCGCGGGCCGCGCAGTCCACCGCGTATGATTCCCGCAGCCACCGGATGGTGATCTTTGGCGGATGCGCGAAGAATCTCAAGGCGTGCCTTTACTCCAATGACTTGTGGGAACTCGACCTCAAGGTGGGCGCCGAAACGTGGTCGCCGTTGTCCGGCGTCAACTCACCTCCCGGTGAACGCGAAAGCGCCATGGCCTTCACGCAGGCCGACGGCAACCTGGTGGTCATCGGCGGGTTCAACGCCAAAGGATACCTGAGAGACGCGTGGATCTACGATCGGAAGAAGAAGGTGTGGAGTCCGATGGAAACGCCGCTCAGTGCGCGGTGCTGCGCGAGCTATCATGAGGCTGCGAAAGGATCGGTGTTGTTCGGAGGGAACGACCGGCGGGCGTTTTTTCAGG